The Paenibacillus sp. 481 DNA window TACGATCCAAGCTTTATTGTTCCAGCTATGTTCATTACGTACGTACTCATTCCAATTGGCGTGTCCTACCCCATCTACTGGCTGCTACGCAAGCGAAATTGGATTAAACCGGGGGACTTGGCACTGCCTAAAGCTTAATTGAGGCAGGGTCACTTTTTGTCAGGATACGCAAAAAGAAAAACAGAAAGTCGCTGGCTGCACTCAGCTTTGTTCGTAAGCTGAGCTCAGCCAGCGACTTTTTTTAAGGCGCAACGACTTTCTGTTTATATGTTCATTACCGGTGTTTATGGTTAGCAGTATCTTCGCAATGCTCTTCTCGCAAATGCTCCAACGTCATCTGGATGAGCATCCGAATGTGATGGTCATTCAGCGAGTAAAATACGTTCTTACCCTCTTTGCGCGACTTCGCAATCCCAAGCGACCTCATCAGTCTTAAATGGTGAGATGTCGTCGCAATCGACTGCCCTGTAAGAATCGCCATATCGCACACACATAACTCTTCGCCTTCATCAAGCAAGCAGGCCATTTTCATCCGTGTCGGATCGGATAGTGCTTTAAACATTTGCGCCATGCCCTGCACTTCATGATCGTACACGCGGCCTTTAAGGGCATTAATCTTTTCAGCGTCATAACAAACGATTTCACACACATCATCTTTTGCGGTTGTTTTCGGTTTCTGTGCTGCCATGTTATCCACCTCTTATAATAATCAAACTTATATTTGATTATTAACTAAACTGATTCAAGTATACCGCGAATTTGTTATTTATTCGAGTTTTAATGGTTGAATATACACAACAAAAAATTGTCGCCGATCCCCGGGGGTTTAAACACTGTTGGGGGTCGACGACATTTTTAATTAGGCCTATTTGCACGTTCAATCATTTCCACGAGGATTCTTCATCATACAGACGCTAAGAACAACGAATTAATGATGTTCTACAAGTCCGCTCATGTGAAGACATATTTAGAAGAAATACGGGATAAGAACTGGAGTTATTATTCTAGGATGCATCCTTCGAGAGTTAACGTACTTGTTGCAGAACTATAATAGGGAACCGTGAGGTTAGCTATACTTTTGACACCGATAGCCTTTACTTTAACTCCATCATTAGCTGCAAATCCGCCATTTGCATTTTCCGTTAGAAGCCCGGATTTAAGCGTTACTGTACCTAACAATGGCTGTTGAAGCATGATTCCGAATCGAAGCTTATCCGCCACTCCACATCTAATGACATTATTACCTTCGAGTACCGGAGAATGAAGGTATTGCACATTAATACCTTCGTATAGCGCCTCGATAATCGTATTGTTCCGAATCACGAAATCGTAGCCTACGCCTGTTGTTGTACCAGCCTCGAAATCGATGCCTCGATGACCGCCCTCAAGAGTGTTGTTCTCGATGAGAACGTTAGACACTCTCGTACCATAGAGCTTAATATGAGCACCATTTGGCGTTACCGTGTACACTCGACTCACATTATTAACGATACGAATATTTGAACAGAACGATGGAGTCGGCTCACCTGGAGACACCCTCACTGCCCCACTAGCAGACTCAATGAAAGTGTTCCCTTGAATAAGTACATCAGTAGTATGACCTACCTTAGCGTTGTTGCTTCCTGTTATATGGATGGAGGTATTCTTCTTCTCCGTGCTACAGTTAATAAACGTACTATTTAAGATTTGAATCTTAGATGAGCCATTAATATCTATAGCTTCTTCCCGAGTATCTTTGAAATAGGAATCAACGACTGTGAAATTAGTAATCGATTCATTAAAGTCGACTCCCTCAAAAATGCCTACAGCTCGAAGTCGAGTAGCACTCCCACCATGTACGAATGCGGACGCCAGAAGCGTACCTCCGCCATACGTTTCATAGGATATATCACTTAGCTGGGCATTGCTACAGTGCTGAATCCAAATAGCTGGATACCACCAACCTGTAAATTTGAGTCGACGGAACTCAGGGGACACCACGTCCTTAGCGATGAGACAGTAGTTCGAGATCGTAGAGTGGAATGTTAAATCCTCCGCGATCAATCCTGATCCACCGTTCTTCTCAAATAAATAGGACTCCACATTACCGTATTGATCCGCCGGATTTTTCTTAGGAATCGGATGCTCTAAGCTAATTAGAGTAGCGTGCCCACCCTTCAGAGTTACCCCATTGGGTACGAGGATCGACGAGGCAGGAGTGAACCGATACTTGCGGTTATCCTCGAATTTAAGGATGCCTCCCCCTAATGCCTCTAGACTTGTAATCTTACTGCGAACGACATCCGTGTAATCCTGCGTTCCTTCTACATAGGGTACTGTTACGATTGGTTGACTCATGCTCATCAAACCGCCTCCTAATAAGTTATGATCTAGGTGCGAGGTCTAAGCTGTATCTGGGAGAAGTAGCGACCTACAACTCCCAGTTAATGAGAAGTACTTATGATTAGACATGGAATTAAAATGACATAAAAAAATGGGATTCAACAGGTGTGAATGAGCTAAGATACGATCAATTTGCAGATAAAAAAGAAGGGAAGATGGTTACTGAAAAATGTATGTTGACTCAACACAACTCGGGAAAGGGGAACTTATGTTCTTATTTTAACATGAGAAT harbors:
- a CDS encoding ArsR/SmtB family transcription factor, giving the protein MAAQKPKTTAKDDVCEIVCYDAEKINALKGRVYDHEVQGMAQMFKALSDPTRMKMACLLDEGEELCVCDMAILTGQSIATTSHHLRLMRSLGIAKSRKEGKNVFYSLNDHHIRMLIQMTLEHLREEHCEDTANHKHR
- a CDS encoding right-handed parallel beta-helix repeat-containing protein; the protein is MSMSQPIVTVPYVEGTQDYTDVVRSKITSLEALGGGILKFEDNRKYRFTPASSILVPNGVTLKGGHATLISLEHPIPKKNPADQYGNVESYLFEKNGGSGLIAEDLTFHSTISNYCLIAKDVVSPEFRRLKFTGWWYPAIWIQHCSNAQLSDISYETYGGGTLLASAFVHGGSATRLRAVGIFEGVDFNESITNFTVVDSYFKDTREEAIDINGSSKIQILNSTFINCSTEKKNTSIHITGSNNAKVGHTTDVLIQGNTFIESASGAVRVSPGEPTPSFCSNIRIVNNVSRVYTVTPNGAHIKLYGTRVSNVLIENNTLEGGHRGIDFEAGTTTGVGYDFVIRNNTIIEALYEGINVQYLHSPVLEGNNVIRCGVADKLRFGIMLQQPLLGTVTLKSGLLTENANGGFAANDGVKVKAIGVKSIANLTVPYYSSATSTLTLEGCILE